The Sabethes cyaneus chromosome 3, idSabCyanKW18_F2, whole genome shotgun sequence DNA window CTTCCATGAACCGTTAAACGAGTGCAGCCTACAGCCGACAGCAGAATGTTTGAATTGTGCTATGCTATTAATACTGCCTGCCTGGGTGCAGTTCAAAACGGATGCGTTCACTTTCGCACGGCTGGCATTCGTGACacatatttttgaagttttgaaattttaagtgCAATTAAATACTAGAGATGAGCAAGTTTATGGAGCcttttatgaatttttagagtcaATGCTCATACCACTTTATCATATCAATAACTGGAAAAAGCCGTCCAAGCTCACTTGTTCATATTTTAATTTACCAATGTTAATGTTAAGTACAATATACACAGATGCATTTTTGTGATTGCAAGATGCAATTGCTTCAATTACATAATTGAACATATGTGTTCATTATATTTTACTGCTTTTTCGACAATTTCTTATAGTGCAATATCATTGACAAATGTTCAGTCAAAAACCTTTAAATACACTGTGTTGTTCGcatttatttgggaaaaagtTTGGTCCGGTACTAGTAGTTTGAAGAAACTTTAAATAATTCTGTGTAATTGTTCTGTGTAATCGATTTCACCTCTATCGTGAAGATGCCGGGTATTTAAAAATCCTTCTATTTTCCAGACAACACAGTAGGCAAAATTTCGTGTGTTATAGCCTTGCCACCATTGAGGGCACGTATTTAACTCTTTTCACTATATGTTCCCATATCCCGCACAAATGGGGTCAAGAGAAGGCGTAAGGTCCTTTTCATCTTAGTGTCTGTAAACGTCAGTGTTGATGTCTTTTGGTACAAAAACAACATTGTTATCATTGCACTCGTCTAACGCTTGCCGCGCGTAGTAGCAAAATACCGAGTCCGGCGAAAAAAATTTCTCGCCACCGTGAGACGGCAGGAAGGCGCTTCTAAGGATACTTATCCCGGTAGATTTTCCCATTGATGGCACCCACCCATCGTGATGTACGACTCGCTCGTCTTACTGCACACACAGATGGCCTGTGtgatatttcatttttttctatccTGCGCGACTGACGCGCCTTCCGTTTCTGCGGATGTCAGTCTAAACTTCTGTCACTTTTTCAGTTCCAGTTACCCGCCATCAGCAACTACCCGAATAATGTGTAAATAACACACATTACacgttccaggcaaatccttTAACGTGATATAAATAtcaggatgccacatcctcctcctgcgtaaaatgaacaattcaatatatGATATTATTTTAGGTCAATTATGGATTATTTACATTGTTGGTGTGGTCATCAAATTATTCTTTTTGTTATGTTGAACTTCGTGGACCCTCATGCCTAACCTGCAAAGAAATCGGTCTCCATTTTGTCCATTTCCATTGTTCATGCGacaacctaaaataaaaaatactacTTGTCCAAAAATCTTTATTAGGACAAGCATTTTCGTCCCAGTATCTACAATATCTTGTCATTGATATTATACGTCTAAATATGCTTACCAAAGGAAGTGGCAGGAAGGTTTGGTttttcccatctacaaaaagggcaaaCGGCTCGATTGCtgcaattaccgcggcattacgctgatcaacttcgcctacaaggtactctcccagattttgttacgtcatctatccccaatagcaagaaaattcatagggcagtatcagacGTGATTTGTGGGAGCCCGTGCAACTACGGATCAAACTCTCACTCCCTGGGAAATCCTCCAGTAAGGTCGTGAGTACAACGTccccacgtatcatattttcgtggatttcagggcaacatatgatacagttaagcgcgaacagctatggtagataatgcacgagaacagtTAAAACCAACTTGCGTGTTACGTGATGCTCAACGAATTTGCGGtgagtaacccaggaccgagtacagtgcagtggtgaggaattcttgatactcCGTTTCCACAAGAAAGTTGTCAGCCAAAATTCTTGTCACTTTCTCTGTTCCAGTTACACGTTACCGGCAGCTACCCAAATAATGTGTCAATAACCCACATTTCACAcacaggcaaatcctctaaaatCGTATAAATTGCAGGATGCCACAGCCTACCAAAACAAGAACTTTTTGGCGTGACGTGACTTACTTGACGCTGAACGGCAACGACTGGCAATGGACCGGATACTTTACGTCCCCCACTAAAGAGGTAAGCAATgacgtcaaatatatctcccacaCCAAATACCTAGACAAAGGCCTTCTTTGGCTGACGTTCAGCGAGAAGGAAAAGTCCAAGCCGCTGTTCTTTCCTTCGAGGCGGTGAGTGGGGAGATGTACAGTATGTAGTCCCTGCCGGAAGTTACCGCTTTCTTCAAGGAGTATCACGCAAAGGGGGATGTGGTCTTTTGACCCGACCAGGCTTAAGATAAGCTAAACCGAATACCGCCAACTCTCCCACTGGTTGCACGATCGACAGAAAATGTTTGGGCGATCCTCAAACGGCAGatctactccaataattttgtggTAAAAAATAAATAGCAGCTAATCGCCTAGGCGTCGAAAGACCTGAAGAGCGTGCCGACGTCTATCTTTTCATCGGCAAAGGCTGCCCGAGAAGGCATCGAAGCACTTTTGTAGAGGGCTAAATAAAAGTAGGATCTAAGAAAAATTAGATGCTTTgagtttgtagtttttttcaaCGTCATTCGAAATTAGTCCATTttttaatgttattatttttttatgtttgatatcaaaaatggcataaaaataGTGAAAGGGGGTTTCCCATGGATATTCCTTATGTTAGCTTATAACAATTACCTCCCTTAAATATGGGGAATAgaattaaaaaagaaattttcaaattttttcataaaaaaaacctaATAGGTATAATTTATTTTCACAAATTTTGTACTTTATTTCGTCATAAAGCAATAACAAATGTTGTGCGGCCAAATTCCAAATGGAACACACTTTacgagtaaaaatttttttggttctACTTCGATTTTTTCGATCAAATGAGAACGAATCATTTTAAATCTACTGATGGTCAACTAAATTCGTGTCCAGTTGAAACTAGTTCAACAAACAACTCAGTTATTATTGAGAGACATTAAGTTGTTTTAACTATATTGAATGCCTATCTTACCACTTTCTCTAACAAGATATCCAAACAACATGTCAAAACTGTAAACatctaaaacaaaacattttcttAGCAAAACAGAACAGCAAAAAGATTAAGACACCGGACCGGAAGCGCAAATTTTGACTGGCATTTTATTCTGCATGCGTAGATAAACTGAAACATAAACAAGACCGAATCCTGAAAACCAAACCGGACTAACAGCAAAATTGATTTCTCTGAATTAACAAACACAATCCATTACCGGCCGGctagtgcagtgcagtgccagGACGAAATTCCCGCCGGAAGGGGACAATCTCTGTATAatttattgtattgttatgtTAACATTCCGGAGTACGGCCTGTCAGCACCTATGTTTTCCACCCTTGGGGATCCGAACTACAGCTGCTTGCCGTGCCCGTTCATCGGCAGCATTATAGTGAAGGCCTTAATTCGATTGCAAGTTGTGCGCTCGTGTGCACTGCTTGAATATTATAGAGCTAAGTGAATTGAGTAGGTTTTACCCGTTTCTGTTTGCATTGTCTTCACAGGGATCGCAAAACGGGACAGATTGGGTAAGAAGAAAGCTTTTAGAAAATGTACGTTCGTCAAATTATTCAGAGGAAAATCAGAACACTCGAAGAAATGTAGTTTTCCTTAAAGTTCGACTAATAATAGTACGTAGTACTTCTGCTTTTTTACCCTTCTGAACCATTATAACATGGTCTCTTCTCTCCTAACCTGAGCTGTTAATTTTCTTTCAGCTGTTATTTTTCTCATTGAAAGTCTTCGAGATGCAGCATAATTGTATGAAAGATATTCAGTGAAGCATACATTTTTATCTAGCATGAATGGGTAGAATCTCTAATGTGTATTCAGTATTCAACGAGCTCGTACAAACTATTAGTCTAATTAGTCAATGACAAAGAAATTGCACAAACAATATCGGTGGAACTCTGTGAATTATTCAACACTCAAGTCTAAATACAGGCATTCTTTGAAACACACAGTGCGTATCATATCGTGTGAATTTATTCATTACTCAAAGTAGCATAATCAACATTATTCAATCCTTTTTACCGCCAGTTTTTTCCTGGAGACACACAGTCGGAATATTCTGTAAGATTGGCACAGCAGGACCAGTGCCGCTGACCGGGGTGTCCCTCATGACCGTGTCCGCAACCTCGGTAGCCGCCAGGCATAATACTGCCGCATGCACAGGTGCTAACCTTCGATCCATTACTCGAGCAGAACGAACAGCAATGATACACACCAGAGTGTGGCCGTAAGTTATGAATTCGCAGCACATATGGGCAGTCCTGCTGAACACATAGGAAACGTTATAAACAACCAACACCACTGTACATAGCAGCGAGCGGCACTCTTACCCCAATAACTTTCCCATCAACGGATATCATCAAATTCATAACACCTGCACGCTCCGGCAGGAACGACAGCCGGTACGTTCCGTTTCTATTATCGACGACATGAAGTGAGACGACCCTCGTTTCCTCGTCCCTATAGCGGAGATCCGTTTGTATCATAAGCCCGCCGTGATTCATCGTTTTACCCTCGTAATCCTTGGTGACAAGCGATAGTTCCACCTTTTTGTGTACTTTGAGGCAGGCCAGTTCGGCGCAATTCTCCAGCGTACACTTTCTCGGGTCCGCTTTCTGGGTCGTTACCACACCGTAGAGGACAATCGGGCTCTGCAGCTTGAAGCACGGTGCCAGCTCATCCGGCAAAAACTCCAACGTGTCCGTAACTTTGAAGTCAAGCGCACGATTCGATTTCAGACAGTACTCCAGCCGATTTAGCAAAATGCTCACGAACACCAGATTTTCAATTTCGTTGCCCTCGCTGATGATTTCCTCCGCGAACTCGACGGCCGCACGGGCATTTCGGGAACGTTGCTCTGGCCGGAACAAAAAGaagattgaaaattttctttgttaAATCTAGCGAGATTCAGAATCcaatgtttttcaaaatttcgggAAGAAACAAAAATTTGGTTATTATGTTAATTTGTATTTGTTGCCTGGTgttaaaaaatgacgaaaatctGATATGAAATGAGCACAAATTATGCCTTTCTtaagagaaaaaaatataaaaaactaaACAACGGTTGAGTAAAACATAAACTGCAAATAGtttttttgaggaaatttgtccggaataaatggaaaatttgaaaaatcctaataacaaacaatattttaaaaaatcagtaGGCTAATGATCCTGAACGACCGCACGCAGGATAACGTATTCCGAATTTTCGCGTTACAAACACAATTTGCACAATTTACTGTGTTGCCAATAAGAAAtattataaattaaaaattgttttcaaaaaacttGCATTTTTCCAGCTGCTGAACCGAACTACCGCCTCGCTTCTACTGAATGGGGTCTCCACCTCGTTACTTTGAGCACTGATTACAGCATTTCTAAAAGTCAAACACGCCATTTTTACATATAATTTTATAGAAGAAATGTGAGCGCTTGCGTCATTTGAAGCCATGGTTATAGGCTTAGAATTGTGATAATTTGGGACAAGCCAGTATAATTTAGGGCTGCTTAGCAAGGCTGCTTGGTGATAAAAATTAGTTCCAACacctcaatttttaattttacacaCAGACGTTTTAGCTTAATGACAGTGACTTTTAGTGATAACAGCTTGAAGCATTAAAGTTAACAAAAAGATTGGTATGCTAATACTCCCCGCTTAGTCAATccatcgcacagtggtccaaaagggtgaaaagtggaacttgtttgctagcgtcttttgctttcGTGTTAGCATGTAGGGTCTTCAGAACTTTTGTTCATACGAATACCCCTCATAAtctaaaagtgtcaaaagtcATCGCTtacaataattaaaataaataataaaaaataacttttttgtgttaggatatattgacatagtttcttcgcCAAAGCTGAGAAACATGTAATAAAAAGCAACTTTGTAGAAGaagtaaaatttctatctctacCGAGTACAGAACTATagtgcattttctttgaaagttcttcaaaaattagtttttcatgcttagcttttGTTTGTTGCATTTTATAAGAATATATTGTTCTTGGTTCAGAAAAATTCCGTTGCAATCAAAAATATTCGAGTCAAAAATGGCCTGTAtttcagcgttttgagctggaattaCTCTATAGTAAAAGACACCAGCGTGCTGATCGACGCTCGTCACCGATTGCCAAGCTCCTACCACAATGAATCTTCTCATTGGTGGAATTATCCAATATAggtcgtgtactgatagtttaattggcaaaacacttgggcgcaaaccgaaagagtgtgggttagagttccactcagtaattgaactccagtctaccattcttcctcaccaaacgttccaccacctttaataaaaaaaattatttgcgtTGGACCACGACAGAGTCAAAGACaagcaaaacagaaaagaaataaTGATATTGCTTGTCCCAATTTATAAAACAATTATGAATAATCATTTAAGCATTACTGCGGTATAGTTCGTAAGTTTGAAAATTGGTCTCCTTATCAGCGATTTGTTCAGTCAGTAGACTAGAAATTCACACAATATTTACACAAAATTCCTCGTCAATAAATATGATTGAAAATAGGTTCTAGTTAAAAAGGTAAACAACTTACTAGGGATTATTTACAGATTGTAAACCTCTGTCAATAAAATTAAACAAGAAGGATACCtttcttttttcactttcacacccacacccacactcAAACACGCAAAGGTGCACCGACGCAGTTCGGTTCAGCGTGCAAAGCTGGGTAATTCGAACGAAATAAACCCCTCGACGACCGTTCGACCGAACTGCAGCAACCAAGGGAACGGTTGAACGGTTCACTTTGGCAGCAGACCAGAAAAAAAATGTGTCTTACCCAAATCGCTCTGTTGAGCAATAATCATCTCCATCTTGGCCTCCCGGACGTCGTCGATTTGCTTCAGCAACGTTTTCCGGTGCTCTTCCAGTGCTTCGATATACTCGTCAACGAACGCCTCGACATCTCGCTGTACGGCTTCGCACCTGCCACTGATCCGTACCGACAAATCGTTAAGCCGACCGATGGCCTGCATGGCGTAGTCCTCCAGTGGTTTGGTCTGCTCGATGGCATTCCTCACAAATCGGCTGTAGATTTTGCACGCTTTCGATGCCGACGTGTGCTTGTGATCCCAGTGAACGTGCACCGTGCATTCGTTGCATATCACTTGGTGGCAAGTGGTGCAGAATAATTTTAATTGATGCTCCGGATGCATGGGGCACTTAATGGAGCGTGTCTCCGGATCAGGGCGACGGGATTTTTTCAACAGCTCCCCAACCGAGCGGACGATGTGAGCGGACGTGTTGCGCTGCCTCTCGTGAGCCTCTCGGCAAAAGCTGCACAGTTTTAGTGAACACGTCGTGCAGGATGATGTCGCCTGCATAATGATGACGAGTGAAAGGTTGCAATTGCAAAAGGGGGAAAAAACGAGATCATTTCAATCTCTCATCTTCTGACAAACTTTGAACGGAAAAATTACAATCTAATGGGAAGGACACCGACGACGCTTACCGACACTTCGCTGGAGCACAGTTCGCAAAGAATGTTCGGCGGAGGATTTCCACAAGCCGAAACCATATCCTCGATTTTACGTGCCATTACAAAATGCGGTGGAAGACGGTGCACACCACCGAGAGGAATTTCCGTAGCCAATCCACAAGTTGGACATTGGATGTGTTTTTCCTGATTACTGTACAACACCTTTGTCGCCTTGGCTCTGATCTGAAAATGCATATTAACAACTGTTTGAATGAATAATCTAAAGGTAATTAAATCATGATTAAAGCATAAATCGATCTAATTACCTGTATATTTTGAAGCTACTAACCTTCTCTTTCGATGGCGacttcaaacaatttttttccttAAAACTCTGGAATGATGCTCTGATCTGATCGAAACGCGACTCTGCGTTGAACGTTTCAAAATTAGTTACACTATTAGCGGGACATGGGGGCGGCTCCTGGACCTTAGTTGCTGACTTGCTCGGAAGCTTTTCATGTTGTCCTTTCTCGTCGCTAGCTAACAATACAGAAGCAAGGTAAGTAAGCCACGGAAGCAATCAATTCGGTAATAGAAACAGTGCACCAAGAAACAGTTCTACGAGATGCTGCACCATTTATCAAACTTTATTCACAAGCAAACGAAAGGAATACCAAGTTCAGAACAaagcaaaaactaaaaaaataaatcaacagCATTAGTGCGGTAGTGGTAAATTGCGAAACCGTAGTGAGTTACTATTTGTGGTAAGTGAATTGCAATTCAGAACTCGTACCCCGTTCGTTGGCAGGTGGAGATCCTGCAATGCAACCACATGCAACGAGGAACAGTGCCACTATGGGAAGCCAATGAAAATCGTCGTTAGTCGGGGGGAAGCACGTGTCTTACATGCCGAGTCATAAATCTGCGAATGTCGAACAAGCGTAGACACCGTCGCTTGGTGGCAACATGTGTGCCACGGCAATCGTGCCAGGCTGCTAGCCTGGTACAACTTTAATACCTCGACAGTACCCGCTAAGTGATTCCATTTCATATGGATATCTATCAACTGACGGTCGTGATCTGATTTAGGTTCTGTAGCGTACTCTTGTTGGTTATTTGCGCTATGAAAAAGACTACctataaatattatttcaaaagGTAACTTCGTTAACTCAACGCGGCACAAACAGGATCTCAATCTAAATCTGTCGTCTAATACTTCTGAATAGTAAAGTTTCATTATAATAGGACCAAACACTGGTTGTCAACTTATACCATGTGTGATTACCGGCTGTtgattaattgaaaaaatcaactATATATaggatttatttctaattcccgtagtagtaaggaaagccactctatattccatcatttcttaggtggatttaatgaatacaacAAAAGTTCTtgcgctgatttgactcaaacacatttaccttccgatctgtgcactttgaattcactaaaaagcgattagtaaagcattttattgaaattacgcaactgactttatttctaaaattcgtcgtaccgttttaaaatccgtccatcaaaatttttcatcgttcgaactaaaagcacaataatgtttacgaagctagcgcgtatgtatttatgtaggacggcatgacagatGTTATTCTGCAACATTTCTGTTGGTTATGCAAGTCTCGGctgcaaaataacgacaatgcgttgcgtgagttattttcattttctgatcattgacggaaattgaaacgattagtcgacattttcttcttcgtcgcacgaaaaaacctaGGAAATtgggctgctaggaattctttaatgaaaaaaagcatttaaatagaactcagctcactttgattgatcgcgtatgatagtcaacaaactaaaatattaggaaataactaattttgcattgtgtgtcataaaaattgctgatatttttaataatttgtgttaggtaggacgggaataggcaattacgacgaagcagcaacataccctaccacCAGAATTTAATATCTAAATCATTTAGAGGCAAattggcggtgctgctagaaagagtcagtaggattgttgcactagccccgtagctgtcctgtactctaatagtagccgcctgtgaagtctgtcgggtCAAGCCTTTGAAAAACAACAATCTTTCTGGAAACCCATTGGCCAGTGCACGAAAAAATTGTCAGCTCTGCATGAAAGCGAATATGTTCATGCAGCGTACAGCGTAtgttcagcgcatacagttttacccctggtagtatttatttatctgtcagcccacagacatgactactgaactgctgacagtatttgtctttctcagttttctatacttcaaaacaattcattcatgaaatgCTGTGCTGagtgattgctcgactaacctgtcagcaattttcttgctctcaaagtttagtttttttaactgttttttaACTGGCTTTTTAAAATTAACCAAAATCTGGTAGAAGGAAATTAGTTAAAACTttggagcaatgtttacgtttattgtaatttcatttgccattgttggcagttcaaaatgaataatTGCTtcgcatttgatttcattcactgtTATCGAGAATGAATTAATGTAGTGAACTACACAAAcctgaacgcaagtgattcgctcgattcaggttggcaatgctgaggTCATTTCACCTGTATTAGAAACAGCAAATAATGCGCAGTATATTGCAttaattcaggcgtattgcataataattgaatatgagatttctaagcactgctATTGGCACGAAGGATAGCCTTGCCAGCTATGAGCGTATGTCACTCTGTTTCACGTGTCAAGAGAGGCTCTTTACGGCGATTTTACTGCAAGGCGAAAAGTCAAAGTTTCAAAGTTGAAGTAGTAAACTTCTGCATTACGTGTTAGAAGCGGTTAACAACAACGTCTGACCTGGAGCGGGCGACTAACTCAGTGTAGTACGAGTAGTTTCGAACGCTGAAGCTAAGATGGCAATTCCGTTATGAGACTCAGTAGCGTGACTCTAGTAAAACAACTTACTTAGATACAGTGATTACGAACAACCAAAAAAAAGACtcagaacattcggcatggttGGTTAACGGATGGACAATGAGTACCGTCGGTGCCTCACGTaccttatccagcaactcctatctctacctctcGTCGTACGCGCAACCTCAGTAGACATCGGCTAACCAAACCTGAtaaaaactaaggtcgtatgccgACAAAGAAGAGGCATAATTGCAAATCCTGATTATTATTAGAAATAGCCTTGTCAGCCTTGAGCGTAGATTTCCATGTCATGGGTTGCTCCTGACGGCGTTCCCTTAATCTAGAGATCATCTGCGCTCCAGGTTAAGAGCGGCTCATGTCAATGTCTGATCCGAATCAGATGACTGGATTAAGAAACGTGTTGTCTGGGCACTAAAGCTAAGATGTAAGGCAGTCTACCTAAACAAGTGACACcgtaaaatcaagaaaattcaactcaGAACACTCGGCTTAGATAaaagcgacgaaataaggacctGGATGCTTGGTATTTAGAACGACAGATCGCTTAATATCGATTCTTTATCGTGGCACTGCAATTGATCTGCTGCAAAGGCGAGAAGCTGTAGAACATACAAGACAGCAAGGCCAAATTTCACCAGAGCGGAGAAGCTTCCAACGAGCTGGCAGCGGGCTTTGTAATGATGGCCAAAATACTTTGTAATGGTGGCGTGGTGGACTGgcaggcgatcaacgagaggaagtgtctgttgaggataaaaggacGTTTCTTATaatacaccatcataaacatgCACTGTCCACACGAAGTTAGACCCGACGACGATAAAAAAGTTTTCTACACGCCGCTGGAAGCAACAAGTGAAGTCCGGTAATCGCTCaattaatcgagtaatcgattaatcgaggaATCGATTACTGCCGGCACGAGTAATTCCTTAATCGAATAGTACAAAGaggataaaaaaatgcgaataatccccaatAATCGTTCACAATCGTCCGATTAAtcgaatttttaaacgaaatattcgaatatttaaagtcgaatactactagcacgaatactgaattaatcgattagtgcatacaacgctaaccgattaatcagtaatcgaataattgaaaatttcggacatcactagggtCATCAAAATCGTCTTCAGAGATATAAGTCCAGGCCGGTGGGGAAGCGAGGTATATAATTTGGTACCTTGCCGAGGGCATGTGAAAGTTATAGGGAGTATTTTAATCTTGCTTTAGGACTTTACTTGCGAGAgaactttatcactttttctggcgtgcttcccaagcacagatatcaaattagtataagtctggaCGTCGTAAacaatcttcgacctgttgggacgagggggctTGGTCACTttagttttctaaaaataaattaatcgaAATCAcggtaaacagatggtgtatttaactttcgtccctgcctgtgaagcaaggcgatcacgaagaaaatgtttgACGTTagttgaccttgaaacttttcgttaatttttactaattagtgattgatAAAGAAAGTTATAATAGAAAGCACATAAGTGCTACAGTTATTAtaagtcgatcggtatctaaaccataaaaatccattcataattggcagagctattagcgttcaaaatcattCATATTTTCGTAACGctcgtattttttttattttttggaatgacagccTATCCcgaaccttgccgtaagacgtagtcctgcgtcgaAAAACTCGAGAGTATTGATAGTAGATTCCAGCAAGAGACGGACAGTAGAAAAGAGCCTGGAAAAACAAGACATTCCAACAAGGGAAAATTTGGCCAAGTGCTGAATCAGTTGACCGCGACCTTGTTTCTCCTCCTCAAAGCGCCAGAGGGAGGATAGAGATCATGGAGAATCAAAACAATCTCGTAAAGGCTGCACAGAGAAATTTGATAACGCATAATAAGGCCTCAGGTAGTGACCAACTTCCGGTAACAGCATTTCATTGGATAATATCTGGCTTTGCAAGAAGATAAACCGTCGAAGTAATGGATGGAAGAAAACTGGCGATCATCTAGTAATTAATGGAGCTTTAATGATGATCAACGCCACCTGGAAGGCGCTCTCCCAGATCACGTAAAATTGTATATTTTCAAAAGCAAAAACATTCGTAGGACAGTACCAGGCGGACTTTATGGCCGATTGTCATACTCCGACAAATTCTAcggaaatatcgggagtacatgCTCGCGCCTCATCTTTTAGTCGATTTCAAGGCAACGTATGATGCAGTCGATCGTGAATAGCTGTGGCCTACAGTGGACTAGTACGGATATCCAGATAAAATGATGCGGCTAATCTAAGCTATCCTGAAACGAG harbors:
- the LOC128740806 gene encoding tripartite motif-containing protein 45, yielding MDERTCAIGKGGTPAKADPISNVAGSASSARQKVKTTPGVPRQSDSEDSDLENPAKSREVDRYIRLREEHVEAVVILKKESVQDSFDKPDNEESLVKNNGKLTFNLTPEQLGNVTGCGAVSDVKKINPPGSAFSEDKSITRKSSLRRNSLHCNQIELEKLYTMEPPKPIPQIAGLFDVPKKILMPLSSGEQNSVDVSSIQDKKLSLKFDEILTVYDEFPTDFLPAKYLCGICRKLCNEPRVLDCLHSFCKRCLIELEASTHNGSNLFWRRMNESCNFELDSEATGCSCMASSDEKGQHEKLPSKSATKVQEPPPCPANSVTNFETFNAESRFDQIRASFQSFKEKNCLKSPSKEKIDLCFNHDLITFRLFIQTVVNMHFQIRAKATKVLYSNQEKHIQCPTCGLATEIPLGGVHRLPPHFVMARKIEDMVSACGNPPPNILCELCSSEVSATSSCTTCSLKLCSFCREAHERQRNTSAHIVRSVGELLKKSRRPDPETRSIKCPMHPEHQLKLFCTTCHQVICNECTVHVHWDHKHTSASKACKIYSRFVRNAIEQTKPLEDYAMQAIGRLNDLSVRISGRCEAVQRDVEAFVDEYIEALEEHRKTLLKQIDDVREAKMEMIIAQQSDLEQRSRNARAAVEFAEEIISEGNEIENLVFVSILLNRLEYCLKSNRALDFKVTDTLEFLPDELAPCFKLQSPIVLYGVVTTQKADPRKCTLENCAELACLKVHKKVELSLVTKDYEGKTMNHGGLMIQTDLRYRDEETRVVSLHVVDNRNGTYRLSFLPERAGVMNLMISVDGKVIGDCPYVLRIHNLRPHSGVYHCCSFCSSNGSKVSTCACGSIMPGGYRGCGHGHEGHPGQRHWSCCANLTEYSDCVSPGKNWR